The genomic interval CTATTAAATCTAtttcaattgaccgatttccttatatggactataactcagtaaaactTTGAATGTTAAGTTAATATTTGTCCATAAAGACTTGTGCTTGTAGACCAATGAGAACATAACTCTTCATTGATGAGGTAAACATAATTCATATCATCCAACTTCTACAGACTTGAAGGAACCAAACAAATTATTGACAGATGCCATTTTGTAATTAAAATTGAGTACACTTAAAACCCCAGTGAACCTCCATGGTAAACGAGTCAGTCAAAAGATCTACATGTGCTTTAGTGGCTGACCTTGGAGATCTTGGGGATCTTGGTGGGGTCGATTGTCCTGCTGTTCTTGGTCATAGGCACAGTGTTCCAAGTCTCGTCTCTCTGTTGCACacgctgctccctctgctgctccctttgctgttctctctgctgctgttgttgctctGGAGGACAGAGGAAACACACACAGGAAGGATAACATGTCAACAGGTTTTTAAAGACAAATCAAATAGTGCCCCAGGTTTGAGAGAATACTGTGGGGTGAGTTGACAGATGGGATAGTAGGGGAACTTTCTGACCACTGTGGGCCACTGTAGTGTCTCCGTCTGCAGGCTATGGGGAGGGAATGCCAGTGTAGCTCTAAGCCTTAGAGGATGTAGCCCATGGGCCTGGCTGACCTGGCCTTCTCTTGGTGTCCTTGGAAAGCAGCTGCTGGTGCaccttcctctgctcctcctgctcctcgaTCTTGGCCTCTTTGTGGATCTGCTCGATGGTCTTGGGGCCCTGGTCAGCTCTCCTGGACACCCAGTTGTGCTGTTGGAAAGAGCAGTGTTAGACTTGCGCAAGGAGTTCCCTCAGAGAGACAATCTGGTGTTTTTAATTACTGAACTGCGTACAACACAATTAGCCTACAGTCAAGGAGCCCCAACGGCACAGCAGTATTTTGTTGATGGCTATGCATGCAGAATTTTTTATTCTATGCTCAAATCTAACTGATTACAGTCTGTTGTTTTCTTCCTCAGAGTGAATTACTGGTCTGCTCAGGGAGCCCGTGTGAAGAACTGAAAATTAGAATTTGTTTTCTCCTATTTattgtaatacattttttttttttttttaccctcacTGGTGGGCTGAGCTGCACAGACAGCACACAACCACAAGGCTTGagtatgcgcacacacacacacacacacacacacacacacacacacacacacacactcaccaatcGGAGGTCTATCACGTCCTGCAGCATAAACCGTATCCGAGACGATGTCTTCCGTTCCTTAACAATTTTCTCCATCTGATTGAAATACTGATCCATGCGAGGCTAtgacaagaaagagagagataaagggtcATTGCAAAGTGATGTATGAATACAATATTCTCACTATTCACTCCAGTGGACAGCCAGACACTCATGTCATTTCATTCCACTCCATTTTAcaattcagtgtgatatagtaTTGCCTCAAAGTAAACTGAGCAGTTTGGGAGCAGGTACAACAAAAGCCTTTTTTCTTAGCCTATAAAACACAGACTACTAAATGTGATTTCCTGTCTCAGTGTTAAATGTGCCAGATATACACCATTACAGCATTTGTAAATATGAGGACCACAGAGAGTCTTAAAACTCTGGTAGAGCCCAAAGAGGGTGAACACTGGTACGTGTGTAGGAGTCTTTCCTTTGGCCAGCAGCAGGTTAAAACAGGTCAGACAACAGCAGGCGTGTGAGCAGTGAGATGTCTCCTCACCAACGTCCCGCCAGGCCTCAGGGGCTTCCACATACGACCAGCTGGAAGTCATTTAAGCTCCCTCCCCATGGCTCACCTTGGCCTTCTCAAAGTCCAGGTCCTTGCCGATGGTGGTGAGCAGCCTGCAAAGGCACTCCAGCGATTCCTCGTCATGGTTCTTCAGCAGCTTGACCACGCAGTCGTGCATGATGGCCTCTGTCAGCATCTTGAGCTTGAACAGCTCCCCGATGAACTTGATGTTCCCTATGGAGCGCCGGCGGGCCTTGTCCTTGGCCTCCTCCAGCTCTAACCGTAGTCTCTCTTGATCACTGGACTAGAGAGGAAATGGAGAGTAGATTGTCAGAACTAAGTAACTAGCAACAGCTAACAATGAGCCCCCACTAACTCTCCACAATACATCAGTCCCATACAATTCTCTCCTCTATATTCCCCTACTACAAGGTGACAGACAGATTAGTGAtctgggtagtgtgtgtgtgtgtggggtttagGTACCTGTGCAGAGTCAAGTTCCTTCTGTTTCCTTTCAAACACCACGTCATCCACCTTGTCCCGCTCAAACTCCTTCTGACAACGGTTGAGCAGCAGTTTGCGGAAGTTCACTGTGGTTCCGGGTTTGTCCGTCATGGGCACTTTGAGCTGGAGAATAACAGAGGTAACAAGCTATTTGGTTAGAGGTACAGAGATATAGGGGAAAGAGCAGAGTAAAGAAAAACTGAGAATTGAATGGGAGATGAGGTCTAGAAAGAGTGAAAGGGGGCAGAAATATACCGTTAGGGACATTTTGCTGAATGTTTATGGGGCTTAAGAGGCCCCATGTACAGTTTATATTTTGATGTTGACTAGCAGCATTCAGAGGAACCACAGATAATCATGTCTGAACAATAGTGAGCTGAGCTTAACATACCGTGGTGAGGCAGCGACACATGTTCCCGTAGGCCACAGAGAAGCCGGGCTCGTCGATGGCCTTCTCAAAGACCAGGTCGATGACGCCCTTGAGGCGCTCCTCCGTGTCGATGGTGAGGTCCGTCACCTGCTTCATCAGCTGGTTGAACATCTGAGGCGTCAGTTTGTTGAGGATACTGCGCACCTTCCGGAAGAGCTCCTGGCAGGGCAACAACATCATCATAATTTATTGATGTAAGAATTCACTCACTTCATTTGATCTTCGGTCTCTTGACAACTCCTTGGTCACAATATCTCTTTCCCGTGTGGAGTCACTGCTGAAGAAACTCAACATCTTGTGGTTGAGTAGGGTGTGCGTTTTTGATTtgactgtgtgggtgtgtctgggtGTAAGATGAAAGGTTTGGCTCCTACCTGTGTTATAATGACCTCAGGGTCATCTGATGGCCCCGCCCTCTTCATGCCGGGTTTCCAGGCATTCTCAGCCTTCTTCAGTTGCACCTCTTCATTCGCCGACACGTTCAGGATAATCTTCCTGGGCGGGGGCCGCCGGGCACCACTCCCCATGTTCATCATCTGCTGGAGAGTGGAGAACAACATGTCACTTCTACAGCTCGccaccaacaccacacacatcaccAAGACTTGTTTGCTGAAGTCTAATTCACAActtcccttgaatgagtatgacTTAGGGAAATTAGTAATCCCTAGTAAACAAACGAGATGCAAATAATTCCCCATGATTCATTTATCTCACTATGATACCAGCCCAGCGATGATGTTGTTCATTACTATACCAGAAGAAAtattctgtgagtgtgtgtgcgagcgacagccagagagagagcgcgagtcaGTGAGCGAGAGAGAAGTAACAAAAAGAAGAGACATTATTTGAGAAAGAGATTGGTGTTTGTGTCGGGCGGAGGGGTAGTAATTACGTGAGCCTGGGAGTGAGTGTGACTCACTGCAGCTCCGCCGCGTCCTCCACTCATCTGTCTGCCAAAGTCAGCAAAGGCCGGTGTGAAGTCAGGGCCTCGGGAGATCACCCTGGATTCTACCGCCCGGGTTGGCAGCTTGTTTTGGTTTATCTgcagagacacacagggagagagcgcGATGGACAGTGAGACAGCTGACCAGCAGGGGGAGCAGTGATCCTTTAACACTGTGGGCCTAGCCATATGGGGAGAGCAGTGGCTGTGGCCTGGTCCAGAAACAACACCCTACTAGCCCTGATTCCCTAAGCACTTCTGGAGATCTGAAAGGACGATAGGTATAATCAATATGGTGAAAGTTTTACCAAGCCTATCAGGGGGTACTACCATATTGCGTAGATCTATCACCTCCTTTCAGATCTACATGAAGTGCCTGAGGTAGGGGCTGGAATCGGGCCTACCACTGGGGCAAAAGAGACAGGTCAGACCCAGCTACTTTCAGGTCCATCCACTGTTGTCCACTGAGAGGTGGTGGATTCCCAATCCTAGTCTTAGTTCGCCACTGTGTATGCTGTTTTATGTGTATCAGCTATGCATTTGATAAATTCTGTTTAACAAATTTGGTGACTGGCGCAGTGAGTGAAGTCAGAACCACATGTGGAAGGAGGACTGAAGGGAACATTGTGAGGGAAGGGGGAGAACAACTCCAGCGCTCTCAGCTGTCATTGACTTCCCTTAGTACTCTCCTCCAGTGAACATTTTCTCAGGGAGAAAAATATGACTCCCAGGGACTGTACATCAATCGTTGCCAGTCTATTGCTCCTTTTCTGGGGCTGAATTATCAACACTGCCAAGTGTGACATAATAGCTATGTGATTTTAAACAAAACAGGATGTCTATGGGCTAGCCGCTATTGGCTCGGTCAGAGTGCAGCAGAGGGAGATGAACTTACCAGAAGCATATCATTTCATAATGAATAGTTAAAAAAATGACATTGGGCCATGTATTTACTAAAGGGATCAAATAAAGCTACCCACACCGTTTGCTCCATACAAATAACCCCTTCACTTGAGAGCTTTTTTCAAAAGCAACTTACTTTGCTAACATCTTACACTATCCATTTATAGTCCTGAATATTTTTTGTGGGGTTTAGGGCCTTGCTCACAGCTAACTCATTCTGACCACTAGGTTGAAGCTCTGCTCAGCCCACTCTTCACACACCTTGTCCAGCACAACGTCACTGATCTGAGGCAGCCCATCTGGCTTCTGTGTACAGGCAGCCATGAACTGAAAGCCCAGCAGGAAGTCCCGTTTGTACTGACGCTTCCCATTAGTCTCCAGATCTGAGGAAACAACAAGATAGAGGTGAGGAAAACAGCCCTGCTCATCTCATACTGTGCAAAGGTTGTATGACTGTTGATAGTGAAAACTAAGCGAGAGACACTACTGAATAATAACCACCCCCTACCTTCATGGAAGAGGTCTGGGGGTGCTCCAGTGGAGCCCTCATTGTCCCCAGGGGTGGCCCCGCTGTCACTGCTCTCCGTCTCCGAGGTGTGTCCTGCTCCGTTCCTCATGGGCTCAGCCTCCCCGTTTTCCTCAGGGGCTGGgggcctctcctctgcctccaggGCTGAGGGtgctgttgagggagggggagaggtgctGCAGCTCCTGGCGGGTGGCAGGGCCTGGTCTCCAGCAGCCTCTTCCAAAGGCTTGAGCTCCTCCTGGGGGATGGAGGGGAAGCAGAGGGGGTGAGATAGAGGGACAGAGCTGCCTTCACAGAGTCGGATGGGAACACTGATCATGATGGATAACTCCTTGCCAACGTACTCTGACGATAACACCATTTCAAGTCATTCATGTCTGTGTTCCACCGCCACACATGTGGAAACATTTTCCATTTgaactattccccatataatCGCTCTCCGTCTACTCTGTTTatgcttcccctcctcctcccccgcaATGAGTGAATAAGAAGGGTTCTTGCTTACCTCAGTCTCCCTCTGTTGGGCATCTCCAACAGGACTCTCTTCATTTGGTTTCTTCCAGGTCTTTGGTGCATCAGGAGCAGTCTGACATCCTGCAGCGAAAACAACAGCAAAGACATTTTAAAGTCGGCTATAGGCTAACGATTTACCCAAAATTGCACCCACTAAAAATCTATGACTAGATACTTTTACTAGCGGAAAATAGTGGCCTTCCTCTCAGAATAATCATGGTCACTCCAATCACTCCAGCTGTTAGTGTAAGCACTGTGATGAGCTCAGCACTGATCCTGTTTGAAACAGATTCTATAAACGTGGACAGTCTTAGTTGTGTCCAGCAGCAACATTTAACAGTTTATATATAGTATACACACAGGCATCCATGTGACATTCACACGGTCATCTGTACCCATGGTTATGTACATACCTGTAGTGGGACTCTTTCTGGAAAGGGCTTGTAGCTGTGGTTCAGGCTTGTTGTCTGGTGTTATGAATGCCTCTGTCCCTGCTTTGAGAGGGACGTCTTTAGTGTCGGCGGGCTTGCTGGCCTCCGCTGTGGCCTGCACTAGTGGTGGAAGGCCAGGGGGAGGTGCTGGAAAAGCAGGCGCAGGTTTGGAGGTCAGAGTGACTGGCACTACAGCGATGGGTGCGATAGAGTCCGTGACAGCAGGGGGGATCTCTGCTCTCACCTCACTGGGCACAGCCTCACTACAGTCTTCTCTGGAGGCCGGGGTTGAAGCCTGGGGctggggtggggagggagaggaatCTAGGGGGGAGGGCTCCTGGGCCTGGGTGTCCAGCTCAGCCCCAGTGTCAGCATGGCCATTCAAAGCTTTTGGGGTTAGGGTGGGGGAAGCAGCCAGGGTGTGTGGGGCTTCTGGAAGAGGCTCCACTGTGTTTGGGATCTGGGAATGAGTCGTGGGAGGCAGGGTCTTGGGCTCAGCTGCAGAGGGAGTGGGAGTAGCAGGCTCCACTGCAGAGGGCTGCTCAATGGGGTTGGGGCTGGCAACAGGACGAGGGGCAGGGATGGGCGCCACCATCACTGGGGCAGGAGAGGGAAGCTCTGTTTCTACAGGGGGAGATGGGGCAGTTACAGGTGCACTGGCCTCTCGCCACGCCATAGAAGGTTCTGGTTGTCCAATCCCGGGAGAGGAAGGCTTCCGGATAACCTGCTCCAATTTTGGCTTATCATATACTGGAAAAGCGAAGAGATAACACTGACATTAAACACAAAAGAGAAAATTATTTGTGCTCTCTTTACTGAGTCAACGTCTTGCTCAGGCCTCTGCTCTCAGAGCAGAGATGTATTGTgcctggagggtggaggggtgaggGTCAGACCTGGCCCTGGTTTGCTGTCTGCAGCCCCAGGCGTGGGCTGCTGCTGCTTGGAGGGCTCCAGGCTGTAGGCTGGGTGGGCCTGGCCTTGGCCCTGCTCCGGAGTCTGGCTGCCGCtcgactgctgctgctgctgcgatTTGAGGTAGAAAATGTGAGGATAATGAGGGTGCGGCCATAAAAACTAGCAACATGGAAAGACAGCCAAATAAGCACAAACGAGCACAAAAATAGATTTAAGCGGAAACAAGGAAACCAGTGGGTATGGTTAGAAATATTGGCAACGGAAAAGACGGGGGAAGACAAGAAGAGACGGCAGCCAAGGAAAGCAGGCAAGAGGGGAAAAAAGGAGGAGATGAAGACGCAAAACAATAAAGAGTGCAAGAGTAGGAGAGAATGATAGGGAAACGGAGGCACATAAGGTAAAACAAAGCAACAAAAAAAGGGAGTGTAAAAAGgacaagacagaaagagaggaaagacACACTGTTAACGTCCAAGGAGAGGACAAGGAGGAAGTGTCACAACAAAAGACTTCCCTCCACAAAATCCAGAACAAGAATTGTCAATTAAGATGATTGCCCTTTTCTATTAGAATGCATTCAGCAATGACTCCTTTTGTTTGAATAAATAAGAAAATCTTATTTCTGGATTCTTCATAGAGGGACAAAAAGCAGAAACGACATGTTCCATAACAACATTTACTGtactagaagagagggaggagatacaCTGATACATGTAGGTAGGTACTAGTAGGTATAGATGTGTAAGCCATAGATCTGTGTGTCCAAGATTAACATGATAACCAACTATGACCAATGAAATACAGTGTGTTAGGTCACTGTTGTAAAATAGCCATGGTGTCCTGTTACTCAAATTGAATAGCAAAGATTGTGAACCTAAGGCCAACCTAAGGCCAGGTGTTAGGTGCAGATCAGTGGGTCAGGGACAGTGGCTGAAGTCTATGTGGCTGGCTGTGTCTAATGCAGTATGGCAGAGAATGGATTAGACACAGACTGAGGAAAATGTTTCTGGTCTGGTGCATGGCTCTCTGTATGTCGTGGTGTCAAAGCCCTGGTGGCCTGGCCTAATTGCCCGCTCCTTCCTAACACCCAGCAGTTTGCCCTAAGCACAGGTTTTACACAGCCATGGATGAGAGGCTAATAGCTCAGCTCAGtgggtcagtgtgtgtatgtgtgtaagtgaGTGAGAGAGCATTAAGCCTAAGAGCAGGTAGCATGAGAGTAGATGTGTACTTACCTGcggaggggtgggggtggaggagggtCGTCCGACAGGGGGAGTTGGATTCCGGCTCCCTGTGCCCCCTGCCATGATCTCCTCTGTGATGTCCCTGCCTCCCTGATTGGGGTCACGGATACGGATCTGGGAGGACAATGACACAAAAGGAACGCCGTCTCACTAAAGCACCAGTGTCTCAGAGCAACCCTCCCCCAGCCATTTAAAACAGTGGAGCGTGTAATGTACAGGAGTACTGACTGAGTCTAAAGAAGCATTAATATATCTGTGACCAAACGTTTCAGACATTCTTATTAATCTTGTGCAAATGGAGAGAAAAAGCTTAACACTTGACTTTTTACGATATCTCATATTTCAGTAAAGGCATTTAAAAGGGTTTCTGGAAAGATAATGTATTTTCATGTGGGTCATCAAACTGAACAGCAAAATATATCCCCCGACTCCGGAATGAAGCCATTTTTAAAGTCATCACCCTTCCTTCCTTGACTTTTCAAAAATAAGTATATTTAACACACGTATGTTAGAATTTCGATATCACAAACATAATTTGTCTATTAAGCAGCTTTATGAAGCCATTTTCCCCCTCATTCATCGCCAGTCAGCCTGCGCAGCTGATGGCACATCAAACTACagttaactgccaaaataaagaaaacaccaaCAAAAGTGTCTTAATTAACAGCCactagaacagcttcaatgcaccttggcatagattctacaagtgtcgggaactctattggagggatgcaacaccattcttgCGTGAGAAATTcgataatttggtgttttgttgaaagTGGTGGAAAACGCAGTCCcagccactgctccagaatctcccataagtgttcaatccTCCAACTGTCACATGCAGGTAAGACGTATTGATTTATATAAAATGTGCAACCCAAgcagggatggtgttagacgggtgatgagctgtgcctggttttctccagacatagagcattgcattcagaccaaagagttacatttttgtctcatcagaccacagaatgtTTGCTACTCtgccataaagcccagattggtgaagtgctgtagagactgttgtccttctggcaggttctcccatctcagccaatgaACTCtatagttctgtcagagtggtcattgggttcttggtcacctccctgatcaaggtccttcttgccaggttgctcagtttggtcggacggccagctctaggtagaGTATGGGTAGTTACACTTTTTGTTCATTTCCCAATGAttgagaccactgtgctcttggaaactttcaacacgcTCAAAATGGTTTTACACCCTTCCCGAGATATGCCTCATGTCAATTCTCTCTCCCAAATCTACGAACAGTTCCTTGggcttcatggtatagtttctgctctgacatgcactgtcaactgtggtaccttatatAGCCAGGGGGGTTTCTCTCTAAATCGTGTCCAAACAGTTGAATTGGCCATATGGGCTCAAAATGGGGTCCCTTGAAACAAGCCCAGCTTTCTGGTGTTAAAGAGCTAGATTAAGGCCTGGCATATATTAAGGATAAGGCGcccaagtggcacagcagtctaaggcactgcaacttagtactacagtccctggttcgaatccaggctgaatcacatccggccgcgattgggagtcccatagggaggcacacaattggcccagcgtcgtccgggtttggccagggtaggccatcactgtaaataagaatttgttcttaaccgacttgcctagttaaataaaactatGAAGATAAACCCTGCTTCTACACAGAAAAACTATACTGGCAGCCTAGATCTAAATTAACCCATGTCATCCCTCATATACCTTCTCTGTAAAATAAATATTCTGTTTCAAAATGCAAGTTAAAAGGGCTGATGGATCCAGATATGTCTCTTCATCAGGGATCATTTTTCATATCCTCTCACAGAATGCATGTGGAAACAGAAGATGTGGTGCCTAACTGAGCACAGATGGCCTACGCTAGTGTGTGTATCCGTATGTGTAATGCTTACATACATAGGGAGCGTGTGATGTCTGTGTTGAGATGGCAGGTTGCTGAGATACTCACTGGTTTTTTCTCACGCTTGGCTGGTGGAGGTTGCTGCGGTGTAGGCACTATGATggggggtgagggggggtacACCTGCTGTCCTGGATAGAATTGAGGTCCGGGAGCTGTGTCAGGAAGGAGGAAGAAAAGCTGAGTATAGTGTGTGTCACTCGCTGTGTGTGTAGCTGAGGAACAAACTGAGTTGATGGGGTCTGTACAAGAAGATAATTGCACTAGAAAGGACAGATGTGTGCTTTGTGGAGTGAGACAGCTATTTTAAATCAGActggtggggtgtgtgtgagatatacacacacacacacacacacacacacacacatatatatatgtgtgtatgtgtgtgtgtgtgtgcttggcggAGACTCACCATACTGAGCAGGGTACTCCCCCGGCCCAGGGCCAGGATAGAATGTGCCAGACCCAGGCGGCTGCACTGAAAACGGCTGGGGCGGCCCCACATAGGGCGTACTGTGGCGATACTgtagagggagaaatggagggcaTAGAAGAATGGGTTAAAAGCCGCGTGGGGGAATAGGTAGAGGAATGCCTACTGGAgagcagcagcagcctggtcagtCAGTCCCACCTGTGGGATGTAGTACTGGGCAGCCtgtggggaggggaagggcatgGGGGCCATCATCATCATGGTGGGCTGGTTGGGGGGGTATACCGCCGCTGTGGGGTTCTGAGAGCCGGGCCGCAGAGATGGAGCGTTGGTGGGGATGGTTGGCCGCGCTGTCTGCATCTGAGCCCTCTGGAAAAACTGAGAggcgagagacacacacacagagaccgatATTACATGTGCGAGAACTTAGTCCCAGAGAAGCAAGAGAGGATCCACAACTTTCCCAACAGCAGTCTCATCATGCGTGTCCTGTGCAGTCTCTCATTTCAGCTTTGTGGACTCAGGGGCTCAGAGAGATGAAGCCAAGGAGAcctcagagacagagagcattATCTCTGAGGACCAGGTGTATGGCACTTCCACTTCAGCACACATTTCCCCAAGCAGCATAAACAAACCCACAGGACACGGGCCTGCAGGGTGAGTACTGACTCCTCCAGCTGGGTTGCCTCTGCCCTGATCAGAGAGAGATCAAGGTTGTGAAAGGTCTCAGAACACAGCGGTCTACCAGCGGCCTCCGCCTCCCAACCTGCTGTGGTGTTACAACAGGGCTTAGAGAGCACGGTTCCATGCTGCCAGAGTCAACCACCAACCAGCGCACAGCAACACCCTGTACCTACCACACATACTGTTACACGCCACACACGCTGACCTTATATGCAGCCACATTAGTTTACAATGCAGTATCCACAACTTTGAAATTTGCATAAATTGTTCATCTTCATGCTATATAGCAGCGGTTCCCAAACTATGGGTCACTAGTAAttgtgtctccctctgccatatggacacattgtaTCATATACAGAAAGAAAATGGCAGCAAAAGAGATCCACAAAGACATACTGCAGTAACTTTGATTGTAAAGTACATCAAACCACATCGACTGCGTGCACGCCTGTTCGCAAACTGTGTGGAGAtatgggatcagagcatgacaactTGCTATTTCACACCGAGGCCTGGTGGTTATCAACGGGGAGAATATTGGAAAGATTTTTAGAAATGAGAAACGAActggatgtaaaaaaaaacagactTGACTTGCCGATGTAACAGACATAGGCTATTTTGAGAACGGAATGCAAGCATGCAGGGGAAATACAAAAATGTTCTACagattttttacatgtattttttatttatctgttattttaccaggtaagttgactgagaacacgttctcatttgcagcaacgacctggggaatagttacaggggagaggagggggatgaatgagccaattgtaaactggggatgattaggtgactgtGATGGTTGAGGGCCAAGGTGTATGTGTATTCAGAGGAAATATTTCTTATACATACGCGAAACCATGCCCCCTTTCCTTGGCTGTGGAAGTTTCTAACAGACAACAGCAGAAGTGAGTGTCCCACAGGAGTGGCGACTGCTCACCTCCAACGCTTTGAAGAGCACTTTGGGACCTACTTCCCGGACTTGGACATGACATTTGACTGGGTGCAAAATCCgtttgactgtgatcctggctcagttgGCATGCCAGCAAGTGAAATCACAGCTGATTGAGCTGTCATGTGACTGAATGCTGCAGACAACGCATTCACAGGTCATTATGGAGGAGTTTTGGTTCCTGACTCAAAGGGAATACCTTGCCATTTCCCCCCGAGCATTAAAACTCATGTTACCCATCGCCAGCTCATATCTGCGTGAAGCTGGATTCTGTGATCTCGTCTGAATTAAAACCAAATATTGATCCAGGTTGGACGTGACAGCAGATATGAGGTGCGCACTGTCGACCACGTACACCGACGTGACATGCATCaagcacacccatctcattagtggtggtgaaaTAAGAGAATCAGAAATTATGTCAGACTGATTTGCAATTGACTGCCATAGCCAGCCATGGTTGGTGTCATGAGTATTTTCAAATTGGGTCATGGGCCAAAAAAGTTTGGTAACTCCTGCTACATAGCTAATGTAGACATAACTGGGGCCACAATGTAATATAAGGCTGTTTTGTGTTGTTCTGTTAAATGAGGTGAGGTTTTATTAACAATGTGGAAACAGAGCTCTTCTTCATGCGTCATAAAACACAGAATCAACATTTTTTTTCTCATGACTGCAGAAGTTATGTTTGCAGGAAACTAAATATCACAATCAATGGGCTGCTCAGTGCTGCCAAGCTTTTTCTGGGGAGCTCATAAAATGTTATGCAGCAATCAATGTACTCCAAGCAAGATGAAAGACTCCACACAACAGCTGTGGCCTACATCCTAATGACTAGAGCTCAAGGTTACCACAACCAGTTGACTCAGGTTCAATAATTCTTCAGCGATCAGATACCCTGAAGTATACACAATCGTTCTTTAAAATGCAGCTCCTTTCATAAAAATTAAACACTTTTGGAAAGAAGAAGTTAACAGTTCTAATATTCTGCATGCTGTTCATCTAAACTAAGCAAACATGGGAGACTAAGAATGGGGAAGAAGAATGAAGGGAAATGATTGAATGATTACAAAAAGACGTAGGAGAAAATGAGTGAGTGTGGTGTTCAGGCAGTATTATATTGTTAtgttgggggggagagagaggggttttcTACTGAGCATACTTTAGTTAAGATGATGGCCACTGGAGGGCTCGGGGGTTAGAGGTTAAAGGTAAGGG from Salvelinus fontinalis isolate EN_2023a chromosome 18, ASM2944872v1, whole genome shotgun sequence carries:
- the LOC129815154 gene encoding eukaryotic translation initiation factor 4 gamma 3-like isoform X9, which translates into the protein MSLPTKIVPKPATVAVSGPGTVPSPSSQLRATLTSVSLPPGAPGAPQSNAVPPPQIFLNMTRPRIPRVQPSLDDRIFPTQPGVTAVYSVPRHPGPPYTAHDITKGHPNLAGTPPGHAHSPALSQVSVPTASPYRYPKGWEAGGGSPYTTGQNAGSTPLVYSPQTQQMNAQPQSRPFATGPRPTHHQGGFRPIQFFQRAQMQTARPTIPTNAPSLRPGSQNPTAAVYPPNQPTMMMMAPMPFPSPQAAQYYIPQYRHSTPYVGPPQPFSVQPPGSGTFYPGPGPGEYPAQYAPGPQFYPGQQVYPPSPPIIVPTPQQPPPAKREKKPSSQIRIRDPNQGGRDITEEIMAGGTGSRNPTPPVGRPSSTPTPPQFLWPHPHYPHIFYLKSQQQQQSSGSQTPEQGQGQAHPAYSLEPSKQQQPTPGAADSKPGPVYDKPKLEQVIRKPSSPGIGQPEPSMAWREASAPVTAPSPPVETELPSPAPVMVAPIPAPRPVASPNPIEQPSAVEPATPTPSAAEPKTLPPTTHSQIPNTVEPLPEAPHTLAASPTLTPKALNGHADTGAELDTQAQEPSPLDSSPSPPQPQASTPASREDCSEAVPSEVRAEIPPAVTDSIAPIAVVPVTLTSKPAPAFPAPPPGLPPLVQATAEASKPADTKDVPLKAGTEAFITPDNKPEPQLQALSRKSPTTGCQTAPDAPKTWKKPNEESPVGDAQQRETEEELKPLEEAAGDQALPPARSCSTSPPPSTAPSALEAEERPPAPEENGEAEPMRNGAGHTSETESSDSGATPGDNEGSTGAPPDLFHEDLETNGKRQYKRDFLLGFQFMAACTQKPDGLPQISDVVLDKINQNKLPTRAVESRVISRGPDFTPAFADFGRQMSGGRGGAAVSHTHSQAHQMMNMGSGARRPPPRKIILNVSANEEVQLKKAENAWKPGMKRAGPSDDPEVIITQELFRKVRSILNKLTPQMFNQLMKQVTDLTIDTEERLKGVIDLVFEKAIDEPGFSVAYGNMCRCLTTLKVPMTDKPGTTVNFRKLLLNRCQKEFERDKVDDVVFERKQKELDSAQSSDQERLRLELEEAKDKARRRSIGNIKFIGELFKLKMLTEAIMHDCVVKLLKNHDEESLECLCRLLTTIGKDLDFEKAKPRMDQYFNQMEKIVKERKTSSRIRFMLQDVIDLRLHNWVSRRADQGPKTIEQIHKEAKIEEQEEQRKVHQQLLSKDTKRRPEQQQQQREQQREQQREQRVQQRDETWNTVPMTKNSRTIDPTKIPKISKPQMDEKIQLGPRASLNWMKGSSGGAKASDSELSRSGGGGASLNRYSALQSTQSHQTTPPAQNLEYDTKRTLGSRSSAGRERSEKPLSPAPSRPGSFVRGGSAKELPESPAQSPEEPRRELESPRRPSVSEDKTEPERSSAREPVKAEPVVAQSPDRPALSEEEMERKSRAIIDEFLHINDYKEAVQCVDELDMSSQLHVFVRVGVESTLERSQITRDHMGKLLFQLVQQDILAKPQFFKGFADTLELADDMAIDIPHIWLYLAELLSPVLRDRGFSMRELFSELSKPLLPVGRAGILFSEILHILCKQMSHRKVGTLWRESGLSWSDFLPEGEDVQDFISEQKLQFTEADCSSHEAALATTALSLVVLNQQLERLLLEDMASDEQIFDWVEANLDESQMSSSPFLRALMTAVCKAAVKDESASCRVDVAIIQRRLPVLLKYLNSDTERQLQALYALQALIVTLDQPPNLLRMFFDCLYDEDVISEDAFYKWETSKDPAEELGKGVALKSVTAFFTWLREAEEESEDN